TGAGGACAAGACCTCCACATTCATAGTGATTAATGAATCGGGAGAAGTGGTCTACTTTAAAGCCGGAGTCATTTCATCGTCAGAATTCCCCAAAATCAGCAATCTGGTTCAATAAGAGTCCGGTTCATTTCGTGCCCAAAACCCTGCATCTTTCAGATAAACAAATTCTCTTCCTCTATTTTTTAATCCTTATTATTTCTGGTACAGGGCTGCTTCTGTTCCCCTCATCCTATAGTGCCGGGACATCAGATTCTGGGAAATTAAAAACCCTGGATGCCTTGTTTACGGCGGTATCCGCGGTCTGTGTGACCGGTTTGTCAACGGTCTCTACCGGTCAGTTGTCATTCTCCGGGCAGATCATACTCCTGTGTCTGATTCAGGCGGGAGGGCTCGGATTTATTACATTCTCTACCCTCTATCTATTTTTTCCAGGCAGTCGCTTTTCTTTCAGTAATACCGCCATTATTCAGGAGTATTACGGATCTGAGCACATACAGAAGCCAAAAAATATTGTTATCCGCATTATGGGATTCACCCTGATTCTGGAAATTCTGGGTATCCTGATCATTTTTTCGGGGATGACCCGCCAGGGCGTGGAACAGCCCTTCTTTTCGTCCATTTTTCATGGAATCTCCGCCTTCTGTAATGCGGGATTCTCCCTCTATCCCGACAGTCTCACAAGGTTTCGCAGTAACTCTCTGGTTATGGGCGGTGTCTCCCTGATGATTATCACAGGTGGTCTTGGTTATATGGTCTTATGGAATCTTGTTCGAAAAATAGGTTCCCCCGGGAAAGTTAAGATGCGTTACCACACCAAGGTTATGATCCTTTTAACATTTATCCTGCTCCTGTTGGGATTTCTGCTTTTCTTTTTTCTGGAGCGGAATAAATTATTCGCAGATATGGATACTGGTGAAGCCCTCATGGCGGCTCTGTTTCAGTCTATTACAACCCGGACAGCCGGCTTCAATACGGTGGAACAAGCGGGGTATTCTGATCCTTCCTATGTGCTCAATCTAATCCTTATGCTCATCGGGGGGGGCTCCGGATCCACCGCGGGGGGGCTGAAGGTCACTACCATATTTCTTCTGTCTCTTATTATCATTAAGGGTATTGATGATCATGGTGAGATTCCGTTTTTAAAACGGCGTATCAGCAAGGACCTCCTGAACAGAGCTTCTCTGTATTTTTTTAAAGCCATGATTCTCCTGATAAGCAGTGTCTTTCTGGTGAGTCTTTTTGAATCGTTCAATTGGAACAGTACTGTGAGTTTTCAGGAAATTCTTTTTGAATGTGTGTCTGCCCTGGGCACTGTCGGTCTTTCCATGGGGATTACATCGGAACTGGGCGACTTAAGTCAGCTTGTTCTGATCTGTACCATGTTTGCCGGACGTATCGGTTTGTTTGC
This window of the Oceanispirochaeta sp. genome carries:
- a CDS encoding TrkH family potassium uptake protein, whose translation is MPKTLHLSDKQILFLYFLILIISGTGLLLFPSSYSAGTSDSGKLKTLDALFTAVSAVCVTGLSTVSTGQLSFSGQIILLCLIQAGGLGFITFSTLYLFFPGSRFSFSNTAIIQEYYGSEHIQKPKNIVIRIMGFTLILEILGILIIFSGMTRQGVEQPFFSSIFHGISAFCNAGFSLYPDSLTRFRSNSLVMGGVSLMIITGGLGYMVLWNLVRKIGSPGKVKMRYHTKVMILLTFILLLLGFLLFFFLERNKLFADMDTGEALMAALFQSITTRTAGFNTVEQAGYSDPSYVLNLILMLIGGGSGSTAGGLKVTTIFLLSLIIIKGIDDHGEIPFLKRRISKDLLNRASLYFFKAMILLISSVFLVSLFESFNWNSTVSFQEILFECVSALGTVGLSMGITSELGDLSQLVLICTMFAGRIGLFAIIIPAVSPESVYNIRYPEGEVLIG